A genomic region of Mycobacterium senriense contains the following coding sequences:
- a CDS encoding limonene-1,2-epoxide hydrolase family protein, with the protein MTELTGTTVANTRTVEGFLNALQDADYDAADAALADDLVYENVGLPTIHGRARAIKLFRQMEGRAAFEVKIHRIAADGGAVLTERTDALIFGPLRLQFWVCGVFEVQNGRITLWRDYFDFFDMLKATARGLAALVLPSLKATF; encoded by the coding sequence ATGACCGAGCTGACTGGGACAACCGTTGCGAACACCCGCACGGTCGAAGGATTTCTGAACGCCCTGCAGGACGCGGATTACGACGCCGCCGACGCCGCGCTGGCCGACGATCTCGTCTACGAAAACGTCGGCCTGCCCACCATCCACGGCCGGGCCAGGGCCATCAAGCTGTTTCGCCAGATGGAGGGCCGCGCCGCCTTCGAGGTGAAGATCCACCGCATCGCGGCCGACGGCGGCGCGGTGCTCACCGAACGCACCGACGCGCTGATCTTCGGCCCGCTGCGGCTGCAGTTCTGGGTGTGCGGCGTGTTCGAGGTCCAGAACGGGCGAATCACGTTGTGGCGGGACTACTTCGACTTCTTCGACATGCTCAAAGCCACCGCGCGCGGCCTGGCGGCGCTGGTGCTGCCGTCGCTCAAGGCGACCTTCTGA
- the pspM gene encoding phage shock envelope stress response protein PspM, with protein MALNATQHGPWRALLHHGLATAADLSDLVARKISAAADPRARQLRRRRRALRWGVIFAAGCLFWAVVTMLLAAWGWFALLLEITGAIAVAQAFLGTLLLARYLSLRSEPLPASRPANVRRLPPPGSAARPAMYALGASERGFSSLMAVMERGAMLPAAELRDLTAAASKSSAAMASTAAQVVSLERAAQTAEASRSYLVPTINAFTAQLGEGVRQYNEMVTAAAQLVSSANGDGSAAAQHYRTELAGATDRLVGWAQAFDELGGLRGTG; from the coding sequence ATGGCGCTGAACGCAACCCAGCACGGGCCTTGGCGCGCGTTGCTGCACCACGGATTGGCCACCGCTGCTGACCTTTCTGACCTGGTGGCCCGCAAGATCAGCGCGGCCGCAGACCCCCGCGCACGGCAGCTGCGCCGCCGTCGCCGTGCACTGCGCTGGGGCGTGATATTTGCAGCCGGGTGTTTGTTCTGGGCTGTGGTGACGATGCTGCTGGCGGCCTGGGGCTGGTTCGCGTTGCTGCTGGAGATCACCGGCGCCATCGCGGTCGCACAGGCCTTTTTGGGAACGCTGTTGCTGGCTCGCTACCTGAGTCTGCGGTCGGAGCCGCTGCCGGCGAGCCGGCCCGCCAATGTCCGCCGGCTGCCGCCGCCGGGTTCGGCCGCGCGACCCGCGATGTATGCGCTGGGCGCCTCGGAACGAGGATTTTCTTCGTTGATGGCCGTGATGGAGCGGGGGGCGATGTTGCCGGCCGCAGAGCTCCGTGACTTGACCGCGGCCGCCAGCAAGTCCTCGGCGGCGATGGCGTCCACCGCCGCGCAGGTGGTGTCGCTGGAGCGGGCGGCACAGACCGCCGAAGCATCGCGATCGTATCTGGTGCCCACCATCAACGCGTTCACCGCTCAGCTTGGTGAAGGCGTCCGTCAGTACAACGAAATGGTCACCGCGGCAGCGCAACTGGTGTCGTCGGCGAATGGTGACGGATCGGCCGCAGCGCAGCACTACCGCACCGAGCTGGCCGGGGCGACCGATCGCCTGGTCGGTTGGGCGCAGGCGTTCGACGAACTCGGCGGATTGCGCGGGACCGGGTAG
- the pspA gene encoding phage shock protein PspA, which yields MANPFVKAWKYLTALFNAKIDEHADPKVQIQQAIEEAQRAHQALTQQAAQVIGNQRQLEMRLNRQLADVEKLQVNVRQAVTLADQATAAGDAAKATEYNNAAEAFAAQLVTAEQSVEDLKTLHDQALGAAAQAKKAVEQNAMVLQQKIAERTKLLSQLEQAKMQEQVSASLRSMSDLAAPGNVPSLDEVRDKIERRYANAIGAAELAQGSVQGRMLEVEQAGVQMAGHSRLEQIRASMRGEALPTGGTPAAGTTSAESAGAPVPEKPLGQ from the coding sequence ATGGCCAATCCGTTCGTCAAGGCGTGGAAGTACCTCACGGCGCTGTTCAACGCCAAGATCGACGAGCACGCAGACCCCAAGGTGCAGATCCAGCAGGCCATCGAGGAAGCGCAACGCGCGCACCAGGCGCTGACCCAGCAGGCCGCCCAGGTGATCGGCAACCAGCGCCAACTCGAGATGCGGCTCAATCGCCAGCTGGCGGACGTGGAGAAGCTGCAGGTCAACGTGCGTCAGGCGGTGACGCTGGCCGACCAGGCCACCGCGGCCGGTGACGCCGCGAAGGCCACCGAGTACAACAACGCCGCCGAGGCGTTCGCCGCCCAGCTGGTGACCGCCGAGCAGAGCGTCGAAGACCTCAAGACGCTGCACGACCAGGCGCTGGGCGCGGCCGCGCAGGCCAAGAAGGCCGTCGAGCAGAACGCGATGGTGCTGCAGCAGAAGATCGCCGAGCGCACCAAGCTGCTCAGCCAGCTCGAGCAGGCCAAGATGCAGGAGCAGGTGAGCGCCTCGCTGCGGTCGATGAGCGATCTGGCCGCCCCCGGCAACGTCCCCAGCCTCGACGAGGTGCGCGACAAGATCGAGCGGCGATACGCCAACGCGATCGGGGCCGCCGAGCTCGCGCAGGGTTCGGTGCAGGGCCGGATGCTCGAGGTCGAGCAGGCCGGCGTGCAGATGGCCGGCCACTCCCGCCTGGAGCAGATTCGCGCCTCGATGCGTGGTGAGGCCCTGCCGACGGGCGGGACGCCGGCCGCCGGGACGACGTCCGCCGAGAGCGCCGGCGCCCCGGTCCCCGAGAAGCCACTTGGTCAGTAA
- the clgR gene encoding transcriptional regulator ClgR, with translation MPPLVREVIGDVLREARTTQGRTLREVSDSARVSLGYLSEVERGRKEPSSELLNAICDALDIPLSSVLTHAGERMASEEQAAVGAAADGASGTSIKVVIPPVASLALA, from the coding sequence ATGCCGCCATTGGTGCGAGAGGTCATCGGCGACGTGCTGCGCGAGGCCCGCACGACACAAGGCCGGACGCTGCGTGAGGTGTCCGATTCGGCGCGGGTGAGCCTCGGTTACCTGTCCGAGGTGGAGCGCGGCCGCAAGGAGCCGTCCAGCGAGCTGCTGAACGCGATCTGCGACGCGCTGGACATCCCGCTGTCGTCGGTTCTCACCCATGCAGGCGAGCGGATGGCCAGCGAGGAGCAGGCGGCCGTCGGCGCTGCCGCGGACGGGGCGAGCGGCACCAGCATCAAGGTCGTCATCCCGCCGGTGGCGTCGTTGGCGCTGGCCTGA
- the pgsA gene encoding CDP-diacylglycerol--glycerol-3-phosphate 3-phosphatidyltransferase codes for MSGQPQTGPLTGPPGRANIANLANTLTLLRLVLVPIFLLALFGGDGHQNGFRVVAFVIFAAACITDRLDGLLARNYGMATEFGAFVDPIADKTLVGSALIGLSMLGELPWWVTVLILTREFGVTVLRLAVIRRGVIPASWGGKVKTVVQVLAIGLFVLPWAATPGPFRVIAAVVMGAAIVLTVITGIDYVVSTVREVRRTPG; via the coding sequence GTGTCGGGGCAGCCGCAGACGGGTCCGCTAACTGGACCGCCAGGCCGCGCGAACATCGCCAATCTCGCCAACACGCTGACCCTGTTGCGGCTCGTGCTGGTGCCCATCTTCCTGCTCGCCCTCTTCGGCGGCGACGGCCACCAAAACGGTTTCCGCGTCGTGGCTTTCGTCATCTTCGCGGCCGCCTGCATCACCGATCGGCTGGACGGCCTGCTGGCCCGCAACTACGGCATGGCGACCGAGTTCGGCGCGTTCGTCGATCCGATCGCGGACAAGACCCTGGTGGGGTCGGCGCTGATCGGGCTCTCGATGCTCGGTGAACTGCCGTGGTGGGTCACGGTGCTGATCCTGACCCGCGAGTTCGGGGTCACCGTGCTGCGGCTGGCCGTGATCCGCCGCGGCGTCATTCCGGCCAGCTGGGGCGGCAAGGTCAAGACCGTGGTGCAGGTGCTGGCAATCGGATTGTTCGTGCTGCCCTGGGCGGCAACACCGGGGCCGTTCCGGGTGATCGCGGCGGTGGTGATGGGCGCGGCGATCGTGCTGACGGTGATCACCGGGATCGACTACGTCGTGTCGACCGTCCGGGAAGTGCGCCGCACGCCCGGCTGA
- a CDS encoding amino-acid N-acetyltransferase, producing the protein MSILLAVSRSPQRPRPLVRRARTSDVPAIKHLVDTYAGKILLEKNLVTLYEAVQEFWVAEHPDVPGQVVGCGALHVMWSDLGEVRTVAVTPALTGHGIGHAIVDRLLEVARELQLKRLFVLTFETEFFARHGFTEIEGTPVTAEVFEEMCRSYDIGVAEFLDLSYVKPNILGNSRMLLRL; encoded by the coding sequence ATGTCGATACTGTTAGCCGTGAGCAGAAGTCCGCAGCGCCCTCGGCCGCTGGTTCGGCGCGCGCGAACGTCCGACGTGCCGGCGATCAAGCACCTGGTCGACACGTACGCGGGAAAGATCCTGCTGGAGAAGAACCTCGTGACGCTCTACGAGGCTGTCCAGGAGTTTTGGGTGGCCGAGCACCCGGATGTTCCGGGCCAGGTGGTCGGTTGCGGCGCGCTGCACGTGATGTGGTCGGACCTGGGCGAGGTCCGCACCGTGGCGGTCACCCCGGCGCTGACCGGACACGGCATCGGCCACGCGATCGTCGACCGGCTGCTCGAGGTCGCCCGCGAGCTGCAGTTGAAGCGGCTGTTCGTGCTGACGTTCGAGACCGAGTTCTTCGCACGGCATGGATTCACCGAGATCGAGGGCACGCCGGTCACCGCCGAGGTGTTCGAGGAGATGTGCCGCTCCTACGACATCGGCGTCGCGGAGTTCCTGGACCTGAGCTACGTCAAGCCGAACATCCTCGGCAACTCACGGATGCTGCTGAGGCTCTAG
- a CDS encoding FtsK/SpoIIIE family DNA translocase, whose product MPSKTAARSGSRTSRSKATSRASGSRGGRPAAPRKKVSKPARRRNHAPLVGAGLTCGRAARAVWLMAARGTGTAARSIGRAHDIDPGHRRDGIALLLLGFSVVVAASSWFHAAGPVGTWVDTLLRTFIGAGVLALPVATAAVAVTLMRTEPNPDVRPRLILGASLITLSVLGLRHLWSGSPGDPEARRRAAGFIGFAIGGPLSDGLTPWIAAPLLFIGFMFGLLLLTGTTIRELPVVMRNLFHTRFVDEDYDDEPYDYADEFDDDAEAEPAGYHDDASSVPDEAPPAWSPDDDAQAALQDDIPTVPEPAIQPAATRGRKRGRSADKHDTVELDRVVEGPYTLPSLSLLVAGDPPKKRSAANNVMADAITEVLTQFKVDAAVTGCTRGPTVTRYEVELGPGVKVEKITALQKNIAYAVATESVRMLAPIPGKSAVGIEVPNTDREMVRLADVLTAPSTRRDHHPLIIGLGKDIEGDFISANLAKMPHLLVAGSTGSGKSSFVNSMLVSLLARATPEEVRMILIDPKMVELTPYEGIPHLITPIITQPKKAAAALAWLVEEMEQRYQDMQASRVRHIDDFNEKVRSGAITAPLGSQREYRPYPYVVAIVDELADLMMTAPRDVEDAIVRITQKARAAGIHLVLATQRPSVDVVTGLIKTNVPSRLAFATSSLTDSRVILDQAGAEKLIGMGDGLFLPMGAGKPIRLQGAYITDEEIQAVVAACKDQAEPEYTEGVTTAKPTGERTDVDPDIGDDMDVFLQAVELVVSSQFGSTSMLQRKLRVGFAKAGRLMDLMETRGIVGPSEGSKAREVLVKPDELAGTLALIRGGANADGGDPED is encoded by the coding sequence ATGCCCAGTAAGACCGCCGCCCGCTCCGGAAGCCGAACGAGCAGGTCAAAGGCCACTTCGCGCGCCAGCGGGTCCCGGGGTGGGCGTCCGGCGGCGCCCCGCAAGAAGGTCAGCAAGCCCGCCAGACGGCGTAATCACGCGCCGCTGGTCGGCGCCGGGCTGACCTGCGGCCGCGCCGCGCGCGCCGTCTGGTTGATGGCCGCCCGGGGTACCGGCACCGCGGCCCGGTCGATCGGTCGCGCGCACGACATCGATCCCGGGCATCGCCGCGACGGCATCGCGCTGCTGTTGCTGGGATTTTCCGTGGTGGTCGCAGCGAGCTCGTGGTTCCACGCCGCAGGCCCGGTCGGCACATGGGTCGACACGCTGCTGCGGACCTTCATCGGTGCGGGCGTGCTGGCGTTGCCGGTCGCCACCGCCGCGGTGGCGGTGACCCTGATGCGCACCGAGCCCAACCCGGACGTGCGTCCCCGGCTGATCCTGGGCGCCAGCCTGATCACGCTGTCGGTGCTCGGTTTGCGCCACCTGTGGTCCGGCTCGCCGGGAGACCCCGAAGCGCGCCGCCGCGCGGCCGGTTTCATCGGCTTCGCGATCGGCGGGCCGCTTTCGGACGGGCTGACGCCCTGGATCGCCGCGCCGTTGTTGTTCATCGGCTTCATGTTCGGCCTGTTGCTGCTGACCGGCACCACCATCCGAGAGCTGCCCGTGGTGATGCGCAACCTGTTCCACACCCGCTTCGTCGACGAGGACTACGACGACGAGCCCTACGACTACGCGGACGAGTTCGACGACGACGCCGAGGCGGAGCCCGCCGGCTATCACGACGACGCGTCCTCCGTCCCGGACGAGGCGCCACCGGCATGGTCGCCGGACGACGATGCCCAGGCCGCGCTGCAGGACGACATTCCCACCGTGCCCGAGCCCGCAATCCAGCCCGCCGCGACGCGGGGCCGCAAGCGCGGGCGGTCGGCGGACAAGCACGACACCGTCGAACTGGACCGGGTCGTCGAGGGCCCCTACACGCTGCCCTCGCTGAGCCTGCTGGTGGCGGGGGATCCGCCCAAGAAGCGCAGCGCCGCCAACAACGTGATGGCCGACGCCATCACCGAGGTGCTGACCCAGTTCAAGGTGGACGCCGCCGTCACCGGCTGCACCCGCGGGCCGACCGTCACCCGCTACGAGGTCGAGCTGGGGCCGGGCGTGAAGGTCGAGAAGATCACCGCGCTGCAGAAGAACATCGCGTACGCGGTGGCCACTGAGAGCGTGCGCATGCTGGCCCCGATCCCGGGCAAGTCGGCCGTGGGCATCGAGGTGCCCAACACCGACCGGGAAATGGTGCGGCTGGCCGATGTGCTCACCGCCCCGTCGACCCGGCGCGACCACCACCCGCTGATCATCGGGCTCGGCAAGGACATCGAGGGCGACTTCATCTCGGCCAACCTGGCCAAGATGCCGCACCTGCTGGTCGCCGGCTCGACCGGATCCGGTAAGTCCAGCTTCGTCAACTCGATGCTGGTGTCGCTGCTGGCGCGGGCCACCCCGGAAGAGGTCAGGATGATCCTGATCGACCCGAAGATGGTGGAACTCACACCGTACGAAGGCATTCCGCATCTGATCACCCCGATCATCACCCAGCCCAAGAAGGCGGCGGCCGCGCTGGCGTGGTTGGTGGAGGAGATGGAGCAGCGCTACCAGGACATGCAGGCGTCCCGGGTGCGTCACATCGACGACTTCAACGAGAAGGTCCGCTCCGGTGCCATCACCGCGCCGCTGGGCAGCCAGCGCGAGTACCGCCCCTACCCGTATGTGGTGGCGATCGTCGACGAGTTGGCCGACCTGATGATGACGGCGCCGCGCGATGTCGAGGACGCCATCGTGCGGATCACCCAGAAGGCGCGCGCCGCGGGCATTCACCTGGTGCTGGCCACCCAGCGCCCGTCGGTGGACGTGGTCACCGGTCTGATCAAGACCAACGTGCCGTCGCGGCTGGCGTTCGCCACGTCGTCGCTGACCGACAGCCGCGTCATCCTGGACCAGGCCGGCGCCGAGAAGCTGATCGGCATGGGCGACGGCCTGTTCCTGCCGATGGGCGCGGGCAAGCCGATCCGGCTGCAGGGCGCCTACATCACCGACGAGGAGATTCAGGCCGTCGTGGCCGCCTGCAAGGACCAGGCCGAGCCCGAGTACACCGAGGGCGTCACCACCGCCAAGCCCACCGGCGAGCGCACTGACGTCGACCCGGACATCGGCGACGACATGGACGTGTTCCTGCAGGCCGTGGAGCTGGTGGTGTCCAGCCAGTTCGGGTCGACGTCGATGCTGCAGCGCAAGCTGCGCGTCGGCTTCGCCAAGGCCGGCCGGCTGATGGACCTGATGGAGACCCGCGGCATCGTCGGGCCGTCGGAGGGCTCGAAGGCGCGCGAGGTGCTGGTCAAGCCCGACGAGCTGGCCGGCACGCTGGCGCTGATCCGCGGTGGCGCCAACGCCGACGGGGGAGACCCCGAGGACTAG
- a CDS encoding putative quinol monooxygenase, translating to MPVVVVATMTVKPESVDTVRDILTRAVEEVHDEPGCQIYSLHQSGETFVFVEQWADAEALKAHSTAPAVTKMFTAAGEHLDGPPDIKMLQPVPAGDPAKGQLRP from the coding sequence ATGCCCGTTGTCGTCGTCGCCACCATGACTGTCAAGCCTGAGTCGGTCGACACCGTTCGCGACATCCTGACGCGGGCGGTCGAAGAAGTGCACGACGAGCCGGGCTGCCAGATCTACTCGCTGCACCAGTCGGGCGAGACCTTCGTCTTCGTCGAGCAGTGGGCCGACGCCGAGGCGCTCAAGGCGCACAGCACCGCGCCCGCGGTCACCAAGATGTTCACCGCGGCCGGCGAGCACCTGGACGGCCCCCCCGACATCAAGATGCTGCAGCCGGTCCCGGCGGGCGACCCGGCCAAAGGACAGTTGCGGCCCTGA
- a CDS encoding mycofactocin-coupled SDR family oxidoreductase, producing MAHSSQGPLKGKVAFITGAARGQGRAHAVRLAADGADIIAVDLCDQIASVPYSLATADDLAATVKLVEDTGARIVARQGDVRDRDSLAAALQAGLDEFGRLDIVVANAGIAPMQSGDDGWHDVINVNLTGVYHTIKVAIPTMVKQGTGGSIVLISSSAGLAGVGSPDAGSVGYAAAKHGVVGLMRIYANLLAGQMIRVNSIHPSGVETPMINNEFTREWLAKMAAATDTPGAMGNAMPVEVLDVEDIANAVAWLVSDQARYITGVTLPVDAGFLNK from the coding sequence ATGGCCCACTCGTCGCAAGGGCCCCTGAAGGGCAAGGTCGCCTTCATCACCGGCGCGGCGCGCGGCCAGGGCCGCGCGCACGCGGTGCGGCTGGCCGCCGACGGCGCGGACATCATCGCCGTCGACCTGTGCGACCAGATCGCCAGCGTCCCCTACTCGCTGGCCACCGCCGACGACCTGGCGGCCACCGTCAAGCTGGTGGAAGACACCGGCGCCCGCATCGTGGCCCGGCAGGGCGACGTCCGCGACCGCGACTCGCTCGCTGCGGCGCTGCAGGCGGGGCTGGACGAGTTCGGCCGCCTGGACATCGTGGTGGCCAACGCCGGGATCGCCCCCATGCAATCCGGCGACGACGGCTGGCACGACGTCATCAACGTCAACCTGACCGGCGTCTACCACACCATCAAGGTCGCGATACCCACGATGGTCAAGCAGGGCACCGGCGGGTCGATCGTGCTGATCAGTTCGAGCGCGGGGCTGGCCGGGGTCGGCAGCCCGGACGCCGGTTCCGTCGGCTACGCCGCAGCCAAGCACGGGGTGGTCGGGCTGATGCGGATCTACGCGAATCTGCTTGCCGGGCAGATGATCCGGGTCAACTCCATCCATCCGTCCGGCGTCGAGACGCCGATGATCAACAACGAGTTCACCCGCGAGTGGCTGGCCAAGATGGCCGCCGCGACGGACACGCCGGGAGCCATGGGCAACGCCATGCCGGTGGAGGTGCTGGACGTCGAGGATATCGCGAACGCGGTGGCGTGGCTGGTGTCCGACCAGGCGCGTTACATCACCGGTGTGACCTTGCCGGTCGACGCGGGATTCCTGAACAAGTAG
- a CDS encoding SAM-dependent methyltransferase, with protein MARNPVAQTAFGPMVLAAVEQNEPPGRRLVDDDFAELFLPGPLRWLVNATRFAPVRRLMIRGSEFTGPGLWANLACRKRFIADKLKESLDDINAVVILGAGLDTRAYLLTRRVRIPVFEVDLPVNVARKFKTVRRVLGEPPLSVRLVALNLEHDDLLTALAEHGYRTDYRVFFICEGVTQYLTEATVRRTLDGLRATAPGSRFVFTYIRRDFIDGTNRYGTRTLYRTVRQRRQLWHFGLQPDEVATFLGEYGWRLVEQAGPDELAQRYVEPTGRKLKTSQLEWSAYAEKI; from the coding sequence ATGGCACGAAACCCGGTTGCGCAGACTGCATTTGGCCCGATGGTGCTGGCCGCCGTCGAGCAGAACGAGCCGCCCGGACGCCGCCTGGTCGACGACGACTTCGCCGAGCTCTTCCTGCCCGGGCCGCTGCGGTGGCTCGTCAACGCGACCCGGTTCGCGCCGGTTCGCCGGCTGATGATTCGCGGCTCGGAGTTCACCGGTCCGGGATTGTGGGCGAATCTGGCCTGCCGCAAGCGCTTTATCGCCGACAAGCTCAAGGAGTCGCTCGACGACATCAACGCCGTCGTCATCCTCGGGGCGGGGCTGGACACCCGCGCCTACCTTTTGACGCGGCGGGTGCGCATCCCGGTGTTCGAGGTCGATCTGCCGGTGAACGTAGCCAGGAAGTTCAAGACGGTGCGCCGGGTGCTCGGCGAGCCGCCACTGTCGGTGCGGTTGGTGGCGTTGAACCTCGAGCATGACGACCTGCTCACCGCGCTCGCCGAACACGGTTATCGCACCGACTACCGGGTGTTCTTCATCTGCGAAGGCGTCACCCAATACCTCACCGAGGCGACGGTGCGGCGCACGCTGGACGGCCTGCGCGCGACCGCACCCGGCAGCCGTTTCGTGTTCACCTACATCCGTAGGGATTTCATCGACGGCACCAACCGGTATGGCACCCGCACGCTGTACCGCACCGTGCGCCAGCGGCGGCAGCTGTGGCATTTCGGCCTGCAGCCCGACGAGGTCGCCACCTTCCTCGGCGAGTACGGCTGGCGGCTGGTGGAGCAGGCCGGCCCCGACGAGCTCGCGCAGCGCTACGTCGAGCCCACCGGCCGCAAACTCAAAACCTCGCAATTGGAGTGGTCGGCCTACGCCGAAAAGATCTAG
- a CDS encoding ribonuclease J, with translation MDVDLAPPGPLAVGGLRVTALGGISEIGRNMTVFEHLGRLLIIDCGVMFPTHDEPGVDLILPDLRHISDRLDDIEALVLTHAHEDHIGGIPFLLKLRPDIPVVGSKFTLALVAAKCREHRLKPVFVEVAEGQKSTHGVFECQYFAVNHSIPDALAIAVHTGAGTILHTGDIKLDQLPLDGRPTDLPGMSRLGDAGVDLFLCDSTNSEHPGVGPSESEVGPTLHRLIRGADGRVIVACFASNVDRVQQIIDAAVALGRRVSFVGRSMVRNMGIARELGFLRVADSDVIDIGAAEMMPADRVVLITTGTQGEPMSALSRMSRGEHRSITLTAGDLVVLASSLIPGNEEAVYGVIDELAKIGARVVTNAQARVHVSGHAYAGELLFLYNGIRPRNVMPVHGTWRMLRANAKLAARTGVPEESILLAENGVSVDLVAGKASIAGAVPVGKMFVDGLIDGDVGDITLGERLILSSGFVAVTVVVARGTGRPVSPPHLQSRGFSEDPKALEPAVRRVEAELEALLAENITDPSRIAQGVRRTVGKWVGETYRRQPMIVPTVIEV, from the coding sequence GTGGACGTAGACCTCGCCCCGCCAGGCCCCTTGGCCGTGGGAGGGTTGCGGGTCACCGCTCTCGGCGGCATCAGCGAAATCGGCCGCAACATGACGGTTTTCGAACACCTGGGCCGGCTGTTGATCATCGACTGCGGCGTGATGTTCCCCACCCACGACGAGCCCGGCGTCGACCTGATCCTGCCGGATCTGCGCCACATCTCCGACCGGCTCGACGACATCGAGGCCCTGGTGCTCACCCACGCGCACGAGGACCACATCGGGGGCATCCCGTTTCTGCTCAAGCTGCGCCCCGACATCCCGGTGGTCGGTTCGAAGTTCACCCTCGCACTGGTCGCCGCGAAGTGCCGCGAACACCGCCTCAAGCCGGTCTTCGTCGAGGTGGCCGAGGGGCAGAAGAGCACACACGGCGTATTTGAATGCCAGTACTTCGCCGTCAACCACTCCATCCCCGACGCGCTGGCGATCGCCGTGCACACCGGCGCGGGAACCATCCTGCACACCGGCGATATCAAGCTCGACCAGCTTCCGCTGGACGGCCGGCCGACCGACCTGCCCGGCATGTCCCGGCTCGGCGACGCGGGTGTGGACCTGTTCCTATGCGACTCAACCAATTCCGAGCACCCAGGCGTCGGGCCATCGGAAAGCGAAGTGGGCCCGACGTTGCACCGCCTGATTCGCGGCGCCGACGGCCGCGTCATCGTGGCGTGTTTCGCCTCCAACGTGGACCGGGTTCAGCAAATCATCGATGCCGCAGTAGCTTTGGGTCGGCGGGTATCGTTCGTCGGCCGATCCATGGTGCGCAACATGGGCATTGCCCGCGAACTCGGTTTCCTGCGGGTTGCCGACTCGGACGTGATCGACATCGGCGCCGCCGAGATGATGCCGGCGGACCGGGTGGTGCTGATCACCACCGGCACCCAGGGCGAACCGATGTCGGCGCTGTCGCGGATGTCGCGCGGCGAGCACCGCAGCATCACGCTGACCGCGGGTGACCTGGTGGTTTTGGCGTCTTCGCTGATCCCGGGCAACGAGGAAGCGGTCTACGGCGTCATCGACGAGCTCGCCAAGATCGGGGCCCGCGTCGTCACCAACGCCCAAGCGCGCGTGCATGTTTCGGGCCACGCGTACGCCGGGGAACTGTTGTTCCTGTACAACGGGATTCGGCCGCGCAACGTCATGCCCGTGCACGGGACGTGGCGCATGCTGCGCGCCAACGCCAAACTGGCGGCCCGCACCGGCGTGCCGGAGGAGTCGATCCTGCTGGCCGAGAACGGGGTGAGCGTCGACCTGGTCGCGGGTAAGGCCTCGATCGCCGGCGCGGTGCCGGTCGGCAAGATGTTCGTCGACGGCCTGATCGACGGCGACGTCGGCGATATCACCTTGGGCGAGCGGCTCATTCTGTCGTCGGGTTTCGTGGCGGTGACCGTGGTGGTCGCGCGCGGCACCGGGCGTCCGGTCTCCCCGCCGCACCTGCAGTCGCGCGGATTCTCCGAGGATCCCAAGGCGCTCGAGCCCGCCGTGCGCAGGGTGGAGGCCGAGCTGGAAGCGCTGCTGGCCGAGAACATCACCGATCCGAGCCGCATCGCCCAGGGCGTGCGGCGCACCGTCGGCAAATGGGTGGGCGAAACCTACCGCCGGCAGCCGATGATCGTGCCGACCGTCATCGAAGTCTGA